In the Hordeum vulgare subsp. vulgare chromosome 7H, MorexV3_pseudomolecules_assembly, whole genome shotgun sequence genome, one interval contains:
- the LOC123412410 gene encoding RING-H2 finger protein ATL39-like yields the protein MASFGPTGLPNSEHQRHTNKATVIFSYTCVGLTGTALFSVLFFFCYQIRNRAPVAAAGAETGRRRTVDIAKLPEFAYTHSARHSGKEGGGEGTQCSVCLGTVLAGEMVRLLPLCKHLYHVECIDMWLASHDTCPLCRAEVEPQPPEEDDGQPEVTTELPV from the coding sequence ATGGCTTCGTTCGGTCCGACGGGCTTGCCAAACTCAGAGCACCAGCGGCACACCAACAAAGCGACGGTGATCTTCAGCTACACCTGCGTCGGCCTCACGGGCACCGCGCTCTTctccgtcctcttcttcttctgctaccAGATCCGCAACCGGGCGCCCGTCGCGGCCGCAGGGGCGGAGACCGGCCGCCGTCGCACTGTGGACATTGCCAAGCTGCCGGAGTTCGCGTACACCCACTCCGCGAGGCACAGCGGCAAGGAGGGCGGCGGGGAAGGCACGCAGTGCTCGGTGTGCCTCGGCACGGTGTTGGCCGGCGAGATGGTGCGGCTGCTGCCCTTGTGCAAGCACCTGTACCACGTGGAGTGCATCGACATGTGGCTGGCGTCCCATGACACTTGCCCGCTTTGCCGCGCGGAGGTTGAGCCCCAGCCGCCGGAGGAGGACGATGGCCAGCCCGAGGTGACTACAGAGCTGCCGGTCTAG
- the LOC123409228 gene encoding probable 26S proteasome non-ATPase regulatory subunit 3: MTEDVQMGETQAAPPPAAAVAAPAPSTLQHLKEIAAVIEAGSLSKEVRRISRAVRRTVALRRRLAARDVSAFLAFALPASSDAYSRLTPLLPKVKF, encoded by the exons ATGACAGAGGACGTGCAGATGGGCGAGACTCAGGCGGCccctccccccgccgccgccgtggcGGCGCCGGCCCCCTCCACCCTCCAAC ATCTTAAGGAGATCGCCGCGGTGATCGAGGCGGGGTCGCTCTCGAAGGAGGTACGCCGGATCTCCCGCGCCGTCCGCCGCACCGTCGCCCTacgccgccgcctcgccgcccGCGACGTCTCGGCCTTCCTCGCCTTCGCCCTCCCGGCCTCCAGCGACGCGTACTCCCGCCTCACCCCCCTCCTCCCCAAGGTAAAGTTCTGA